The following is a genomic window from Candidatus Polarisedimenticolia bacterium.
GAGAAGGCGCGCAAGCTCGGCGTGCCGGTGAACGACGTGTTCCAGGCGATGTCGGCGGTCCTGGGCGGGACCTATGTCAACGATTTCAACCGCTTCGGACGGCTGTACCGCGTCTATGTACAGGCGGAAGGCGACGCGCGCCGCCAGCCTGAGGACATCGGCAAGGTCTACGTGCGCAGCGGCACCACCGGGAACATGGTGCCTCTCGCCACGCTGGTCAGCATTACTTCCGAAGCCGGCACCGAAGTCACCAATCGCTTCAACCTGTTCCGCTCGGTCGAGATCAGCGGCGTGCCGGCCCCCGGGTTCACCTCGGGGCAGGCGCTGAAGGCGCTGGAAGAAGTCTTCGCGAAGACGATGCCCAAGGAGATGGGCTTCGCCTACTCGTCGATGTCGTACCAGGAGAAGGTCGCCCCCCCCGCCGGCCCCACCTTCCTCATGGCGATCTTTTTCGTCTTCCTGCTGCTGGCCGCCATGTACGAATCGTGGCGCCTGCCGTGGGCGGTCCTGCTGGGCTCCCCGCTGGTGGCCCTCGGAGCTTTCTTCGGCACCTGGCTGATGGGCTACGACAACAACGTCTACGTGCAGATCGGCCTCATCATGCTGATCGGCCTGGCCGCGAAGAACTCCATCCTGATCGTCGAGTTCGCCAAGGCAAAGCACGAGCAGGAGGGGAAATCGGTGATCGAAGCCGCGATCGAGTCGGCCCGGCTGCGCTTCCGGCCGATTCTCATGACCGCCTTCGCCTTCATCCTGGGCGTCGTCCCTCTGATGCTGTCGAACGGCGCCGGCGCGGCGGCGCAGAACGTCATGGGGACGGCGGTCTTCTGGGGGATGCTGATCGCCACGGCCATGGGGGTGTTCATCATTCCCGGGAACTTCTCCTTCGTGGAAGGTCTCGGACGCAAGGGCAAGGCGAAATCACCCGATCTCGCCCCGGTGGCCGGGGCCCCGCACGGACCCGCCACCGCGCCCGGGGGCGGGGGCACCCACGCATGAGGCAGTCTCGCGCCGCCGCGGTCCTCGCCGGCCTGCTGACTCTTGCAACCCTGCAGACGGGCTGCCTCCTCGGTCCCAGCTACCAGCGGCCCCCGATCGAGTCGCCTGCCACCCATCGCCCCCTGGAAGGAGAGGCCACCGAGCAATCCCTGGCCGACCTCCCCTGGTGGGAGGTGTTCCAGGACCCCGCCCTGCAGGAGCTGATCCATCAGGCATTGCAAGGGAGCTTCGACCTGCGGATAGCGGCGGGGCGCGTCGAGGAGGCGCGCGCCCGGGCCGGCATCGCGAAATCCTTCCTCTTTCCCGAGGTGAATCTCACCGGCGGCTACACCACCGAGCAGCTCTCCACCCTTACGGATCCGGCGCAGAACCTCGGCGTGCAGGACCGCAAGTTCCAGAACTACAACCTCGGCTTCGGGATGTCCTGGGAGATCGACCTGTTCGGGCGGCTCCGCCGGGAGCGCGAGTCGGCCACCGCCGTCTTCTTCGCCTCCCAGGAGGCGCGCCGCGGCGTGGCCATCACCCTGGTGGCCGACGTGGCGCGCGCCTATTTCGATATGCGCGGCCTCGACCTGGAGCTGGAGATCGCCCGGCGCACGCTTCAAGTAAATGACGAGACGGTCGCCTTCTACCGCCGCCGGGTCGAGGGAGGCGTCTCCAACCAGCTGGAGCTCAACTCCGCGATCGCCAACCGGGCGCGGACTGCCGCCGCCATTCCGGAGCTGGAGCAGGAGATCGCTTTCCAGGAAAACCTCATCCATCTTCTCCTCGGGCAGGCTCCCGGGCCGGTGCCGCGCGGCAACTCGCTGGACGAGCAGTCGCATCCCCCCTCGGTTCCCGCCGGCCTCCCTTCGGCCCTGCTCGAGCGGCGACCCGACGTCCTGGAGTCCGAGCAGCTGCTGGTCGCCGCCAACGCCGACATCGGCGCGGCCAAGGCGCTGTTCTTTCCCACCATCTCGCTGACCGGCTTCTTCGGCGGCGCCAGCCACGACCTCTCGGATTTGGCCAATTCGGGCGCCCGCGTCTGGTCGCTCGGGGCCGGCTTGTTCCAGCCGCTGTTCCAGGGAGGCCGCATCAAGCGCAACTACGAGGCGGCCAAGGCGCGCTTCGACATCGCCTTGGCGCAATACCAGCGATCGGCCTTCAACTCGTTTCGCGAGGTGGCCGACGCGCTGGTGTCGATCCAGAAGCTGGAGGAAGCGCGGGTCGAGCGCGAGACGGGGGTGGAGGCGCTGCGCGACGCCGCGCAGCTGTCACGCCGGCGCTACAACGCCGGGCTGTCGAACTACCTCGAGATCCTGATCGCCGATCAGAACCTTTTCGACGAAGAGCGCCTCCTCGCCCGGACGCGCGGCTCCCAGATGGACGCCCTGGTAGAGCTCTACCGGGCGCTGGGCGGCGGCTGGTCCCCGGAGGCGATGACGCCGGCCGAGCCCGGGGGGAACCCCGCCTCGGAGAGCACGCCTCCCGCGACCGAGGCACCGCCGACGCCGTAGTGCCGGCGGCCTTCAGGAAACAACGCTCCGGGCCGGACCCGGGGCTTCCGCGTGCCAACTTCGAAACGTCCGCGACGCGCCGCCCCGCGCGGCCCCGGGGAGCCGATGCGAGCCTTCCTGCGCCAGCCGATCAACTGGTTGATCGTCTTCTTCCCGATCGCGCTCGTCATCGAGCATACGGGCGCCGCCGCCATGTGGGTCTTCGTCACCGCGGCGCTAGGGCTGGTCCCCCTGGCGGCCATCCTGGTGCAGGCCACGGAGCAGCTGGCGATGCGCACCGGCCCCGCGATCGGCGGCCTGCTGAACGCAATGTTCGGCAACGCCCCCGAGCTGATCATCGCCTTCGTGGCGCTGCGTGCCGGAGAGATTGCGCTGGTCAAGGCGTCGCTCGTCGGCGGCATGCTCGCCAACATCCTGTTCACGCTCGGATTGTCCTTCTTCGTCGGCGGCACGGCCTACAAGGAGCAGGAGTACAACGCCCGCGCCGCGCGCAACCAGTGCTCCCTGCTGCTGCTCGCCGCGCTGGCGATGATCGTGCCGAGCCTTTTCCACAATTTCATCACGCCCGAGACCGCACCGATCGAGCAGCAGCTCAACTACACGGTTGCCGGCGTGCTGCTCCTGGCCTACCTCTTGAGCCTGGTCTTCATGCTGAAGACCCACCCTGGCTTCTTCGCGGCGGAAGGCAGCGGCGGACATCACGAGGAGCCGGAGTGGAGCCAGGGTCTGGCAATCGGCGTCCTGCTGGCCACCTCGGTGGCGCTGGCCTTCATCAGCGAGGTCCTGGTCGGCTCGATCGAGGAGACGGCGCGGACTCTGGGTCTTTCGAAGGCCTTCATCGGCATCATCCTGCTGGCGCTGATCGGAGGGGCGGCCGAGATCTACGCCGCGGTCGCGTCGGCCCGCAAGAACCAGATGGATCTGTCGATCGGCATCGCTATCGGCAGCGGCTTGCAGCTGTCGATGTTCGTCGCCCCGGCTCTGGTCCTCGTCAGCGGCTTCCTCGCCCCGCAGCCGATGAACCTGGTGGTGGGGACGGTGGGCGCAGTCCTTATCTTCCTCTCCGCGCTGGTAACCCTGGTGATCGCCGGGGACGGCAGGTCGAACTGGTTCAAGGGAGCGCTGCTGATCTGCGTCTACGCGCTCATCGCGCTGTTCTGCTACTACCTGCCGGACGATCTGTCGCGCACGTCGATGCAGCCATGACCGCGAGGTCCCCCTCAGCGTCAGCCCCACCCGCGAACAAAGAGCGCTTCGTGGCGCGCTATCTCGACCTGGGTGACCGCCTGGGGGAAATCCTCTTCGGGCTGATCATGGTCCTGAGCTTCACTCTCGGGGCGGGCCTGGTCGTCCACGAAGGGGTGGACGCGACCAAGGAGATGCTGATCGGGATCATCGGCTGCAACATCGCCTGGGGCCTGATCGACGGCGTGATGTACATCCTCGGCTCGATGTTCGAAAGAGGACGCAGCGTGCATCTGCTGCATACCGTCCAGCGGGCCCGCGGCGACGGCGAAGCGCTGGAGATCATAAGCTCGGAGCTCGACCCGCGACTGGCGGCGATCACCTCGACCGCCGAGCGCGAGCGCCTCTACCGTGACATCCTGAAACGCCTGCGGACCTTTCATCCGCTGAAGACGACCCTGACGAAAGCCGATGTCTACGGGGCCATCGCCTCGTTCTGGCTGGTGGTCCTTTCGGCCATTCCCGCCGTCGTGCCGTTCCTGATCTTTCAGGATCGGCTCTTCGCGCTGCGGGTCTCCAATGGCTTGCTCCTGGCGATGCTGTTCTATGTCGGCTATCGCTGGGGGAAGGAGACCAACAGCCGCCCCTGGCTCATCGGGACGTGTCTGCTGGCCGTGGGCATCGCCATGGTCGGGACGGCCATCGCCCTCGGCGGTTGAGGAGCCATGCACCGACGCCGTATTGCTCGAATGCAGATCCGTCTCGGCCGCCGCCCCGCCGGCGTTGAGATACACATGAGTGAGCACCGCGCCTTGCGGGCCGGAGCGAGATTGTCGTGAGTCTCCTCCACCGCACCACACGCTGGCTGCTCATCCTGCTCGCCTTCGGGGCCAGCCTGCTGGCGGCCGTCGTCCTGGTTTTCGCAATCCAGGCGCGCCACCGGCTACCGGAGCTGCGGCCGTGGCACCGGCTGGCGCTGCAGGACTTCACGGCGGGCGCGCCCGGCGCTCCGGCGACCTTCCAAGACTACCGCCGCCTCGAGGATCGCCTTGCCGCGGAGGTGCGAGGCCGCATTCTCGATAATCCCGCGGCTGCCGACAAGATGGTCTACGGCCGCTACAACCCCGCCAGCGTCCCATCGCACCTGGCGCTCGACACTCCCTACAACCATTCCTATGAGCTGACGCCGGCCGGAGAGATCCAGTGCGGCGTCTTGCTGGTCCACGGCCTGTCCGATTCGCCTTACAGCATGCGGACGATAGGCGAGATCTTCCAGAGGCAGGGGTGCTACGTGGTCGTCCTGCGCCTGCCGGGTCACGGCACCGTTCCCTCGGGACTGCTGAAAGTGCGATGGCAGGACTGGTACGGCGCGGTGGTCCTGGCGGCAAAGCAGGTGGCGGCGCGCGCTTCTGGCAAGCCTCTCCTGGCGGGGGGACATTCCACCGGCGCCGCGCTGGTGAGCCTCTACTCGGTGCGGGCGCAGGCGGATTCGAGCCTGCCGCGCCCAGCGAGGATTTATCTCGTCTCGCCGGCCATCGGGATCTCGAAGGCCGCGGTGCTCACCAACATCCTCGCGTCGCTTTCCTTCCTTCCCCGCTTCGAGAAATCGGCCTGGCTCGACGTTCTGCCGGAGTTCGATCCCTACAAGTACAATTCCTTCCCGGTCAACGCCGCGAACCAGATCCACCGCCTGACGCGGGTCCTGCGCGCCGAGCTGCTGGATGCTGTGGAGAAGAAGCAGCTGGCGGGAATGCCCAAGGTGATGGTCTTCCAGTCGCTGGTCGACTCGACGGTCACCTCGGCGGAGGTGGTGCACGGACTGCTCGAGCTCCTGCCGCGCGGCGATAACGAGCTGGTGGTGTTCGACATCAACCGGGAGGAGAAGATACAGGGGTTCCTGGCGGCGGGACCGGTGGAGCAGCTGAAGCGGCTGCGGGCGGCGGGCGATCTCCCCTACCGCGTCACCATCATCGGCAACCCGTCAGAGGCGACGGACCGCATCGCCTCGATGAGCCGGATCGCCGGCTCGAACGACTTCGTCCAGGAGGACCTGCCGCTGACCTGGCCCGCGGGCATCTTCTCCCTCGGCCACGTCGCCCTCCCCTTCCCTCCCGACGATCCGGTGTATGGTCTGGAGCCGGCCGCCGGAGAGGGGCCACGGTTCAATCTCGGAGGGATCATGGCGCGCGGCGAGAGCGGCGCGCTGGTGGTGCCTCTCGGAATGTTCTCCCGCCTGCGCTGCAACCCCTTCTTCAGCGTGATCCAGAAAAAGATCGAGGAGTCGCTGCGCTAGGGCGCGGGCTTGCGGGTCGGATACCCGTCGTCGAGACGCCAGAACCCGGGACCGAGCCGCACCAAGGGCCTGCCGCTCGCCTCTCCTGGATCCCGGTTGTCCCGCAGGATCAAGATGATGTCGGAAAGCGCCGCAGGGTTGGAGTAGAAGTAGCTGTGCCCGATGAAACCTGCCTTGAGATTCGTGCTGACGAAGGCCCCTCCCCCATAACCCATGACGCTTCCCCGTTGTCTCTGGACATCGGACAAGTCTTCCTGGACGATACGCCCGACTCGTTTCTGGCTCACGAACAGCCAGGTCGAGAAGCCGATCGCTTCGTCCGACTTGGACATGTACACGGTCAGATGGTCGATCTTTGCCGGAACCTCCTCGGCCGTTATGCGCTGAGAGATCGCTTCCAGGTCGAGATCCGGCGCCGCGATGATCACGTTGCCCAACTTGCGATCTCCGGGTGGTACGTAATCGCGCCCGCCCCTTTCGATCAGGATCTCACGAAGCGCCGTCAGGAGCACGTCCGAGCCGCGGCTATGTGCGATGAAATGGATCTTTTCGATCTCCGGGATGTTCGCCAGGATGCGCATGATCTCTTTGAGGTGGAAGATCGTGTACTCGCCGGACTCGCGGTCGTAGAAATAGCCGCGGAGCCCTCCCATCCCCGCAGGCCAGGTGTAGGCGATCGGGACGCCCTGACGGGGCAGGAAATGCCAGATGGCGGCGATCACGGAGACGGCATGCTCGAAGTCGTTGTTGTAACCGTGGACGAAGACGTAGACGTCCTTCCTTGGCGTCTTCGCGAGACGCGAGCGCACGTCGTTCCGGAAGAGCTCGGCGACACGCTCGTGCTCCGCCACGACCTTCGGGTCGTAGTGGATCCTATGGTCGGTCCAGTCGGCCTGGGGGTCGAACGGCCATGGCGTCGGCGGGAATCGCCCCTTCTCCTCGACCTTCACGAGCTCACGGGGGAGGGGCCCCTCGCGCTTCCGGCTCCGGGAAGCCTTGACCAGCTCGTCCCAGGTGACGTTCTCGCCATACTGGATGACCGCGGAACCGAACGCCATCGAAGGGGATCGGCCGAAGTCGTAGGCGACCATGTCCTCCGCTGAGCCTTCGATCCTGCGACGGTCCGTGACATAGAGGACATCCACCTGGTTGTTGCGGAACTCGACCGGGACATCCGTGAACGGATTCGTCTCGGAATCGGCGTACAGGTTCGGCGTGGGCACCAGCTCAGGCGTCCCACCGGACACGAGCCAGAAGACCAACCCGCCCCCGAAGACCAGCATCCCAGCGATCAGGGTCAGCCATTTGACGCTCCGGCGCATGCGCATCTACGGTACCTCCCTTCCATGAGCCATGGCTTTCATCGCGTGGAGTTCCGTCTCTCTCCCCAGGAGAACAGGATCGCCCCACGCTCACCGCATGACCGTTGGTCAGAAGCCGACCGTCACTCCAGCCTGCATCCGCCAGGCGTCGCCATAAGGGCTGGTCAGATCGTTCTTGTCATAGTTGAAGTTGTACAGTGCCGAGAAATAAAAGCCGGCCCCGCGGCCGATCGGCGCGCTGTAGCCGCCTCCCGCCAGGAAGCTGTTGGCGGTATCCCGCTCCGTGTCGAAGTTGGGGAGGACGAATTCATAGTTGATAAACTCGTAGGCCCCTTCCAGGAAGATGCTCGGCAGGACGAAGTACCGCGTGAAGAGGGTCGCGCCGTATTCGTCGGTATTGATGTCCTCGGCATAGCGAGAATCGTTGACCCAGCGGTAGAATAGCTGCATGCCGCCGTCCAGCTTCGGCATGAAGCGATAGCCGATCAGGGGCGCGACCTCCACGTAATCGACATCGCCGAAAGACAATCCCAGCCCTCCTCCGAAGAAGAGCTTGTCCTTGACGGAGGGGGGCGGCGGATTGGATGGCGGCGGATTCTGGGTCTGCGCGAAGAGCTGCGGGAAGGTCAGAGCACAGAGAAGCAGTGCCGCGAGCCGCGGAAGCAGTCTCATCGACGCCCGCCGCCCCGGCCCCCGCCGCCGCGATATCCTCCGCCATAGCCGCCCCGATATCCCTGGGTGCGCTGCGCCCCGTTCTGGCGCGCCGTGTAGTCGCGATTCAAGCCGCTGTTTCCCGATCCTTTCCATGAGCTTCCTTCCCGGGTCTGCCACGACCCGCTGCCGTCCCGGCGATAGACGTTGCCGCTGCGGTCGGAATAGAGATTGTTGGAAGCACCCGCCGCGCTTCGCGCCTGCGGCCGCGTCGATTTGTCCGTCGTCGAAGCGGTGCGCGCCCGGTTCTCGGCGCGATTGTAGACGTTGCTGTTCGTCCCGTAGGGCGTGGGACGCGGCCGCCCCGGATTGTATCCGCCCGGCGGGCGGACGACTCCGCCCCCGCCGCCATAATAAGGAGGACGGTAGACCGGACCATAGTAGCCGCCATAGTACCCGCCGTAGTAGCCGCCCCCCCAGAAGGAGAAGACGAAGGGACCATAGCCGACGCTGAATCCAAGGCTCCAGCCGTAATAGGGGTTGTAGTGGGCATTGAAACCGAAGGTCACCGGGTGCGGATAGTAGACGTAGGGCGAGACATAGGGGGGATAGTACCAGCCGGTCCCCCAGACGACGGTACCGTAGTAGGGATAGCAGCCGACATAGCCGGGCAGGTACCCGACGTAGACCACCTCGGGGTTGGAATCGTAGACGTAGACATATTTCGTGTTGTACACCGGCTTGTCGGGAGGAATCTGCTGCACCTCGGGCGGCACCCGGTCGGCGACGATCCATGGGCCCTCCGGCGTGTCGGCGATGTACCAGACCGCCTGGTCGCAAAGGTAGTACTTCCCTTTTATGCGCAGGACCTGCGAGGCGGTGTTGACGGCGTATTCCACGTCGTCGGAAACCTTCTCGAACTTCGGCGGGCCGTCGTAGTCGACCTCTGCCTTGGCTTGGTCGCGCCGGACGGCGGCGGTCTGGGGGACCTGGGCCTCCATCAACGCATCTTCCGCCTGCTCGGTCCCCGCCACGCTGGAGAGCACCTCGCCGATGGGCGACGTAGGTGGGATCTTCTTGAAATCGGCCGGCAGGGCGTCCGCCTTCACGAGCTCCCAGGGATCCTTCATCCCCTTGCTGCGATACCAGCGTCCCGAGATCAGCACGTAGGTGTCCTGGCTGGGAACGTCCAGGATGATCGCACTCCCGGTGTTGGTCACGTAATGGAGATCGGTTCCGGTGACGGGAGTGTACTTCGGCTCCCCATCCAGGAGGATCAACTCCGCAGGCTGGGTGGACAAGATGATGCGCGGCGGCTTCTGCTTCGAATCCTGGGGAGGCTTCGGCTGCTCCTCGCCCTTTTTCGGAGCTTGGAGCTTCTCGTAGTACTTCGCGACTTCCTTGCCCGGCTTCTTGACCGCTTCCCATTCACCCTTGAGATCGGCCGCTGTGAACCAGACGGCGGAGCCGTTGAGGTAGTAGGCCTTGCCGTCGAAGACGAGGAAGTAAGGGGTGTTCACGACGCGCTTGAGCGATTCGAAGTCCGGAACGTCCCTCAGGATCGGCTCGCCATCCAGAAGGACCAGCACCGCCGGAACCTTCTCGATCAGGATCCGGGGCGCCTTGGTGTTGAATCCATCGGCGTACTTCTTCTCCTTCTCCACCAGCCTGAGGCTGGCAATCAGCCGGTCGAGGGAATCGTCGAACTCCCATTTCGGCACTTCCTTCTCGATCAGCGAGGCCAGCTTCTGCTCGCTCTCGGGCGTGCTTCCCGGGAACCGCGATTTCGGGATGGTGACGTCGGCGTACTGGACGGTGCGGTGCTCGCGATCCACGTCGACGCGGGCCCGGAACCAGGCGGTGCCGAACACCGGCTCCGGCTTGGTCTTGAGCTTGATCGAGACCGCCGCTCTGCCGGTGAGGATGTTTCCTTCATAGCCGTCGGGCTGCGGCTGGTAGACCAGAATGCGGCCTTCTTCCGCCTTGATCTCGCGCGGCCAGGCGGTCTTGTCCGCCGCCTGGAGCGACGTTGCGATCATGAGAACAGCAGCGGCCGGGAAGGCGCGGAGGGTGCGGGAGGGTGGCAAGACGACTCCGGGTGGTTGGCCTGCCGAAAGCGTTCGGCATCATATCATAGGGTTTGGCCCTCCCGGCCGGGGGAGGAAAGCGGAGTCGAGGCCACCCCGCAGGGTCGGCCGGGGGCGCGCTGCGCGAGACTTCATTATATATGTTCGGATACAATGCGCCGGCCCCGGACGGTCCGGGCGCTTTGAGGGGGATTGGAGAATGCAAGGTATCATCCGTGCCCGCCATGACAGCAAGGCCGCGGCTCTGCTGCTTCTCGCCTGGCTCGTCATGGCGGCGGAGACGCCTGCGTCCGCCGTCGTCACGCTGGTGGAGGGAGAGAAGGGAAAGCTGGAGGCCGACTTCCGCTTGATGGTCTGGGCGGTCGACTCCGGTCCCGACCTGCCGCTGCTCCCGGGTTTGAATTCCGCCCCGCCTCCCCCGCAGGAGGAGAACATCCAGGATTTCTCGGTGCGCCGGATGCGAGTCATCTTCCGCGCGCAGCTGGGAGAGAAGCTGGAGATCGCACTGCAGGCCGGCCTGGACAACGAGGGGAGCAAGATACTGCGCGACGACGCCGGCTTCCGGATCAAGGACGCCTACCTCAACTACAAACAAGCCGACGCGCTCCAGATCATGGCTGGGCAGTTCAAGGTCCCCTTCCTGCGCCAGAACCTCTGCTCGGGATTCAATCAGCTCCTGGTGGACCGCTCGTTCGTGGTGGCACAGCGCCCGGCCATCGAGGGACAGCGCGACCTGGGCGGGATGGTCTGGGGAAACCACGGCGGCTTCCAGTATCGGACCGCCCTGTTCGACGGCAGCGATCAGGAGGATGTGAACAGTCGCAGCAGCCTGCGCGGGACGGTGCGGCTTTCCTACAACTGGTTTACCCCCGAGCCGGGCACAAGCTACACCGGCACGACGCTGGGCCAGAAGCGCATCCTGCAGATTTCCGGACAGGTCGACGCACAGAACGACCGCGTCGATGCGCGTGACGATGCCGGGTTCACCACGGAGCATCGCGATTACCACGCCTGGGCGGCGGAGTTCTTCTACGACCAGCCGTTCGCCGAGCGCTGGGCCGTCACCTTGGAGGGAGCCCGTCTCGAGCGCAACGATGACTATGAAACGGCCGGGCTCGACACGCGCCACATCGACGGGACCTACGGGCAGGGAGGGCTGCTGCTGCCCTTCAACGTGGGACCGGGGCGGCTGCAGCTGGCCGGGCGCTGGGAGGAGATCGAGTCGACCCGCGGCCTGGAGGAAACTTCGCTGCGTGCCCGCACTTTCGGATTGACCTGGTTCACGACGGGGCACGATCGCAAGATCCAGTTCGACCACGGCGAGGTGCACGAGCGACCGGTGGATCTGGACGACAACTTCTACCGGCTTTCCTTCGCCGTGATGTTCTGAGCCGCGCGCGGCAGCTCGAGGACGGCGAGCAGGCCGCCCGCCACCACATTCTCCAGCCGGACGGAGCCGCGGTGCAGCTTCGCCACCTCCTGCGCAAAGTTGAGACCCAGTCCCGTGCTCTTCTTGCCGGTGTCGGGCCGCTGCAACGAGAAAAACCGCTGGAAGAGCTTCCCCTTGGCGTACTCGGGAATGCCCGGACCCTGGTCCTGGATCTCCAGACGGATAGTCGCCTCTTGGCACACGGCCCGCACCACGATCGTGCCGCCCGGAGGGCTGAAGTCGATGGCATTTTGCAGGAGGTTCGACAATGCCTGGTGGAGCAGAAAGGGGTCGCCCTCGATCTCGAGGTCCGGCTCGAGCTCGAGGCGGAGCGTCAGGTGCTTGCGAGCCAGCAGCGCCGCCTTGCTTTCCTGCGCGCCGCGCACCAGCTCCGCCACCCGCACACGCTCGACACTCTGCAGCGAGCGGCGCGTCTCCAGCTCCGACAGGGCGAGCATGCGCTCGACCAGATCCTCGAGGCGGACGGCCTCGCCGTGGATGTTCGCCAGGAAGCGGGCACGGTCGGCTTCCGGCATCCCTTCCTGGAGCAGCTCCGCCGCTCCCCGGATCGCCGAGATGGGACTCTTGAGCTCGTGCGTCAGGGTCTGGACGTACTCTTCCACGTACTTCTTCCCTTCCAGGGCCTCGCGCATCCGATCGAAGGCGTCACCCATTCGCTTAAGCTCCATCCCCGCCAGGCGCGGTAGCGTGGCGGACCTTCCCTCGCGAACGTCTTCGGCATAGCGCGTCAAGGATCCAATCTGGCGGGCGATCCACCAGGAGACGAGCAGGCTCAGAAGGACGGCCACCGCCCCGGAGAGCGCCGCGATGCGGAAGATCTCCGGCTTGGCCGAGCGCAGGAAGGCATTGATGCTGGTGGTCGGCTCCGCCACCGTCAGCACCCCCACCGTCTCTCCCCCGACCTGGATCGGCGCCGCGACATAGAGGACCGCCGAGGCAGGATCGTCCGGGTCCTCCCGCGTGGTGCGGGCGCCGTATTCTCCCTTCAACGTCAATCCGACGTCGCGCCAGTTGCCGTAGTCGACGCCGACGTTGTCTGGATCCCGCGAGTCGAACACGATCTTGCCGGTGGCGTCGGTGATGTAGACGTGTCGATCGACCCGCTCCTTGCGCATCTCGTAAATCTTCGCTGAGAGCTCGCGCCCCCTCGCCTCCTGCAGGGTCTTCGACCACTCATGGGGGCTGAAGCTTCCCGCCTCCATCTCGTGGCCCACGCGGGTGGCCAGCAGGTTCGCCTCGTCCACCAGCGGCTCTTCCAGCGACTCGAGGTAGCGCGTCCGCAGATCGGAGGCGATGCGCAGGATCGGGTAGGAGAAGCAGAGGGCGAAGATGGCCGAGTAGGCGAGAAAGAGGGCGCTTCCCAGTCTCACCAGGACTCTTTCAGGGAGTAGCCGACCCCCCGGTGGGTCACGATCGGATCGCCGTCAGGGTCGACGGCCTTCAGCTTGGCGCGCAGGTTCTTGATGTGTCCGTCGACGCTCCTCTCCAGGCTGGTGCCCGGCTGCTCCCAGACGATCGACTTGAGCTGCTCGCGCGAGTAGACCTGGCCCGGGCGGCGCAGGAAGGTGACCAGCAGCTCGAATTCGGTGCGCGACAGCTCCAGCGTCCTGCCGCGGTAGTCGATGCGGCGCCGATCGGTGTCGACAACGAAGGCGGGGTGCCGTCCCCGCGGCGGCGCCGCGGCGGCCGTCCGGCGCAGCACCGCTTTGACGCGAGCCGACAGCTCGCGCGGCGAGAAGGGCTTGGGCACGTAGTCGTCGGCGCCCATCTCCAATCCGAGGACTCGATCGATCTCCGC
Proteins encoded in this region:
- a CDS encoding carbohydrate-binding family V/XII, with the protein product MPPSRTLRAFPAAAVLMIATSLQAADKTAWPREIKAEEGRILVYQPQPDGYEGNILTGRAAVSIKLKTKPEPVFGTAWFRARVDVDREHRTVQYADVTIPKSRFPGSTPESEQKLASLIEKEVPKWEFDDSLDRLIASLRLVEKEKKYADGFNTKAPRILIEKVPAVLVLLDGEPILRDVPDFESLKRVVNTPYFLVFDGKAYYLNGSAVWFTAADLKGEWEAVKKPGKEVAKYYEKLQAPKKGEEQPKPPQDSKQKPPRIILSTQPAELILLDGEPKYTPVTGTDLHYVTNTGSAIILDVPSQDTYVLISGRWYRSKGMKDPWELVKADALPADFKKIPPTSPIGEVLSSVAGTEQAEDALMEAQVPQTAAVRRDQAKAEVDYDGPPKFEKVSDDVEYAVNTASQVLRIKGKYYLCDQAVWYIADTPEGPWIVADRVPPEVQQIPPDKPVYNTKYVYVYDSNPEVVYVGYLPGYVGCYPYYGTVVWGTGWYYPPYVSPYVYYPHPVTFGFNAHYNPYYGWSLGFSVGYGPFVFSFWGGGYYGGYYGGYYGPVYRPPYYGGGGGVVRPPGGYNPGRPRPTPYGTNSNVYNRAENRARTASTTDKSTRPQARSAAGASNNLYSDRSGNVYRRDGSGSWQTREGSSWKGSGNSGLNRDYTARQNGAQRTQGYRGGYGGGYRGGGGRGGGRR
- a CDS encoding porin; this translates as MQGIIRARHDSKAAALLLLAWLVMAAETPASAVVTLVEGEKGKLEADFRLMVWAVDSGPDLPLLPGLNSAPPPPQEENIQDFSVRRMRVIFRAQLGEKLEIALQAGLDNEGSKILRDDAGFRIKDAYLNYKQADALQIMAGQFKVPFLRQNLCSGFNQLLVDRSFVVAQRPAIEGQRDLGGMVWGNHGGFQYRTALFDGSDQEDVNSRSSLRGTVRLSYNWFTPEPGTSYTGTTLGQKRILQISGQVDAQNDRVDARDDAGFTTEHRDYHAWAAEFFYDQPFAERWAVTLEGARLERNDDYETAGLDTRHIDGTYGQGGLLLPFNVGPGRLQLAGRWEEIESTRGLEETSLRARTFGLTWFTTGHDRKIQFDHGEVHERPVDLDDNFYRLSFAVMF
- the creC gene encoding two-component system sensor histidine kinase CreC, which codes for MRLGSALFLAYSAIFALCFSYPILRIASDLRTRYLESLEEPLVDEANLLATRVGHEMEAGSFSPHEWSKTLQEARGRELSAKIYEMRKERVDRHVYITDATGKIVFDSRDPDNVGVDYGNWRDVGLTLKGEYGARTTREDPDDPASAVLYVAAPIQVGGETVGVLTVAEPTTSINAFLRSAKPEIFRIAALSGAVAVLLSLLVSWWIARQIGSLTRYAEDVREGRSATLPRLAGMELKRMGDAFDRMREALEGKKYVEEYVQTLTHELKSPISAIRGAAELLQEGMPEADRARFLANIHGEAVRLEDLVERMLALSELETRRSLQSVERVRVAELVRGAQESKAALLARKHLTLRLELEPDLEIEGDPFLLHQALSNLLQNAIDFSPPGGTIVVRAVCQEATIRLEIQDQGPGIPEYAKGKLFQRFFSLQRPDTGKKSTGLGLNFAQEVAKLHRGSVRLENVVAGGLLAVLELPRAAQNITAKESR
- the creB gene encoding two-component system response regulator CreB encodes the protein MKARILIVDDEPAILDNIQYVLEAEGLDTLRLSEGLAVLPTLAKERVDLILLDIGLPDISGLDLCREIRRAHGVPIIFLTARSAEIDRVLGLEMGADDYVPKPFSPRELSARVKAVLRRTAAAAPPRGRHPAFVVDTDRRRIDYRGRTLELSRTEFELLVTFLRRPGQVYSREQLKSIVWEQPGTSLERSVDGHIKNLRAKLKAVDPDGDPIVTHRGVGYSLKESW